The proteins below come from a single Stutzerimonas stutzeri RCH2 genomic window:
- a CDS encoding LysR family transcriptional regulator, translated as MDIDLARTFLEIIRSGSFIATAERLHITQTAVTARIQNLESQLSCKLFVRNRAGARLTADGERFASYARQLVQTWEAARRDLPLPRGYGELLTLGAEVSLCNPLMLAWIQRLRQALPSHALRSEVASDTELQHKLELGALDAALVHQPEYRPGLQVEQLLEEKLILVAHKRLPAPYLYIDWGPVFRKQHDQALPEHTRAALTFSLGPLALQYLLQCGGRGYFRTRVVQRYLDEGLLERVAHAPEFSYPVYLVHARASESPALSKAVEALRDVARDECDWSRWYYPH; from the coding sequence ATGGACATCGATCTCGCCCGCACCTTTCTCGAGATCATCCGCAGCGGCAGCTTCATCGCCACTGCAGAGCGACTGCATATCACCCAGACCGCTGTCACGGCACGCATTCAGAATCTGGAAAGCCAGCTGAGCTGCAAGCTCTTCGTGCGCAACCGTGCCGGTGCTCGGCTGACGGCCGATGGCGAGCGCTTCGCCTCGTATGCGCGGCAGCTGGTGCAGACCTGGGAAGCCGCGCGGCGCGATCTGCCATTGCCACGCGGCTATGGCGAGTTGCTCACGCTGGGCGCCGAGGTGAGTCTGTGCAATCCGCTGATGCTGGCCTGGATACAGCGCCTGCGACAGGCTCTGCCCAGCCATGCCCTGCGCAGCGAAGTAGCCAGCGATACCGAACTGCAGCACAAGCTGGAGCTCGGCGCACTGGATGCGGCACTGGTGCATCAGCCGGAGTACCGTCCGGGTCTGCAGGTGGAACAGCTGTTGGAAGAGAAGCTGATCCTGGTAGCACACAAACGCCTGCCGGCACCCTATCTGTACATCGACTGGGGCCCGGTATTCCGCAAGCAGCACGATCAGGCCCTGCCCGAGCACACCCGTGCCGCGCTTACCTTCAGCCTCGGGCCGCTAGCGCTGCAGTACCTGCTGCAATGCGGCGGGCGCGGCTACTTCCGGACTCGGGTGGTGCAGCGCTATCTCGATGAAGGCCTGCTCGAGCGGGTCGCACACGCGCCGGAGTTCAGCTATCCGGTGTATCTGGTGCACGCGCGTGCCAGCGAATCACCCGCGCTGAGCAAGGCCGTGGAGGCTCTGCGCGATGTGGCCCGTGACGAGTGTGACTGGTCGCGCTGGTACTACCCGCACTGA
- a CDS encoding nitrite reductase, with product MQLMPALLLAAALPAATFVALDMATAASLPADSQALYEQHCQSCHGINRLGGAGPALLPESLSRIKPTEAHAVIRDGRPASQMAAYSHMLNEAQITALVDYLYQPSAVPPTWSDADIRASHRILKDVTSLPSTPQHGAAPRNLFVVVEAGNHHVRVLDGDRFEELANFQSHFALHGGPKFSPDGRFVYFASRDGWVSVYDLHNLTMLAEVRAGLNTRNLAVSNDGRWVLVGNYLPGNLVLLDARDLSLIKHIPAVGQDGTPSRVSAVYTAPPRDSFVVALKDVQEAWELSYAGEPTFEPRRIKAADYLDDFSFTPDYRYLLATSRKAHGGQVIDLDSGKAVTDIPLPGMPHLGSGIYWKRDGKWVFATPNVSKGLISVLDLETWKLIKEIPTEGPGFFMRSQANSPYAWTDVFFGPNNDAVHLIDKQTLEVAHTLRPMPGKNAAHVEFTNDGRYALLSVWDTDGALIVYDANTLEEVKRIPMNKPSGKYNVGNKIEFAEGTSH from the coding sequence ATGCAACTGATGCCCGCCCTGCTGCTGGCCGCCGCACTGCCAGCAGCCACCTTCGTCGCCCTCGACATGGCCACTGCCGCCAGCCTGCCGGCCGACAGCCAGGCCCTCTACGAACAGCACTGCCAGAGCTGCCACGGCATCAACCGCCTCGGCGGTGCCGGCCCGGCCCTGCTGCCAGAAAGCCTCAGCCGCATCAAGCCGACCGAAGCCCATGCGGTAATCCGTGACGGCCGTCCGGCGAGCCAGATGGCCGCCTATTCCCACATGCTGAACGAAGCGCAGATCACCGCGCTGGTCGACTATCTGTATCAGCCCTCGGCCGTACCGCCGACCTGGAGCGACGCTGACATCCGCGCCAGCCACCGCATTCTCAAGGACGTCACCAGCCTGCCAAGCACACCGCAACATGGTGCCGCCCCGCGCAACCTGTTCGTCGTGGTGGAAGCCGGCAATCACCATGTGCGGGTGCTGGACGGCGATCGCTTCGAGGAACTGGCCAACTTCCAGTCGCACTTCGCCCTGCACGGCGGGCCGAAGTTCTCGCCGGACGGCCGCTTCGTCTATTTTGCCTCCCGCGACGGCTGGGTCAGCGTCTACGACCTGCACAACCTGACCATGCTCGCCGAGGTGCGCGCGGGGTTGAACACGCGCAACCTGGCGGTGAGCAACGATGGCCGCTGGGTGCTGGTGGGCAACTACCTACCGGGCAATCTGGTGCTGCTCGATGCCCGCGACCTTTCGCTGATCAAGCACATCCCGGCGGTCGGCCAGGACGGCACGCCGTCCCGGGTCAGCGCCGTATACACCGCACCGCCACGCGACAGCTTCGTGGTCGCCCTGAAAGACGTGCAGGAAGCCTGGGAGCTCTCCTATGCCGGCGAGCCGACCTTCGAACCACGACGGATCAAGGCAGCCGACTATCTCGACGACTTCTCCTTCACTCCAGACTACCGCTACCTGCTGGCCACCTCGCGCAAGGCACACGGCGGCCAGGTGATCGATCTGGATAGTGGCAAGGCCGTCACCGACATCCCGCTGCCGGGCATGCCGCATCTGGGCTCGGGCATCTACTGGAAGCGCGACGGCAAGTGGGTGTTCGCCACCCCCAACGTCAGCAAGGGATTGATCTCGGTGCTAGACCTGGAAACCTGGAAGCTGATCAAGGAGATCCCCACTGAAGGCCCGGGCTTCTTCATGCGCAGCCAGGCCAACTCGCCCTACGCCTGGACCGACGTGTTCTTCGGCCCGAACAACGACGCCGTGCACCTGATCGACAAGCAGACCCTGGAAGTCGCCCACACCCTGCGCCCGATGCCAGGCAAGAACGCCGCCCATGTCGAGTTCACCAATGACGGCCGCTACGCGCTGCTCAGCGTCTGGGACACCGACGGCGCACTGATCGTCTACGACGCCAACACGCTGGAAGAGGTCAAACGCATCCCGATGAACAAGCCTTCCGGCAAGTACAACGTCGGCAACAAGATCGAGTTCGCCGAGGGCACCTCGCACTAG
- the cobA gene encoding uroporphyrinogen-III C-methyltransferase gives MDQPLTFPASLSAAFAPGEVALVGAGPGDPGLLTLRAWSLLQQADAVVYDRLVSEGLMELLPTSCSRHYVGKTSGYHSLPQPEINQLLADLALQNKRVVRLKGGDPFIFGRGAEELEFLLQRGIDCQVVPGITAAAGCSAYAGIPLTHRDLAHSCQFITGHLQTNGELHLPWDALAQGGQTLVFYMGLASLGEISRNLISAGLPVDTPAALIGNGTRENQQVVRCTLRQLPSMADEQHLTPPTLTVIGRVVGLFADRQVQHPARLHGDPAPQTEALCN, from the coding sequence ATGGACCAGCCACTCACATTTCCCGCTTCGCTGAGCGCCGCGTTCGCCCCTGGCGAAGTCGCCCTGGTTGGTGCCGGTCCGGGCGACCCGGGCCTGCTTACCCTGCGCGCCTGGAGCCTGCTGCAACAAGCCGATGCGGTGGTCTACGACCGCCTGGTCAGCGAAGGTCTGATGGAGCTGCTGCCGACCAGCTGCAGCCGCCACTACGTCGGCAAGACCAGCGGTTACCACAGCCTGCCGCAACCGGAAATCAATCAGCTGCTGGCCGATCTGGCGCTGCAGAACAAGCGTGTGGTGCGGCTCAAGGGCGGCGATCCGTTCATCTTTGGTCGCGGTGCCGAAGAACTCGAATTCCTGCTGCAGCGCGGCATCGACTGCCAGGTGGTGCCGGGCATCACCGCAGCGGCTGGCTGCAGCGCCTATGCCGGGATTCCGCTGACTCATCGCGACCTGGCGCATTCCTGTCAGTTCATCACCGGCCACCTGCAGACCAATGGCGAGCTGCACTTGCCGTGGGACGCCCTGGCCCAGGGCGGACAGACGCTGGTGTTCTACATGGGCCTGGCCAGCCTCGGTGAGATCTCGCGCAATCTGATCTCCGCCGGGCTGCCGGTCGACACGCCCGCCGCACTGATCGGCAACGGCACCCGCGAGAACCAGCAGGTGGTGCGCTGCACGCTACGGCAACTGCCGAGCATGGCCGACGAGCAGCACCTCACGCCGCCGACCCTGACCGTCATCGGCCGCGTGGTCGGCCTGTTCGCAGATCGCCAAGTCCAGCACCCCGCACGCCTGCACGGTGACCCTGCCCCGCAAACGGAGGCCTTATGCAACTGA
- a CDS encoding type IV pilin protein — MARYKARGFTLIEVMIVVVIIGILASIALPNYRQYVIRSNRTAAQAQMLDIANRQQHFLLANRAYADAAALTASGFSLSGEVSPHYSFDVTVGSGTVPSYLITFTAIGSQASDGDLTLNNEGVKTPADKW, encoded by the coding sequence GTGGCTCGATATAAGGCGCGTGGTTTTACCCTGATCGAAGTAATGATCGTCGTGGTCATCATCGGCATCCTTGCCAGCATTGCGCTGCCGAACTACCGCCAATACGTCATTCGCAGTAACCGCACTGCGGCGCAGGCGCAGATGCTGGATATCGCCAACCGCCAGCAGCACTTTCTGCTCGCCAACCGCGCCTATGCAGACGCCGCGGCACTTACCGCCAGCGGTTTCAGCCTCTCTGGTGAAGTCAGCCCGCATTACAGCTTCGACGTTACCGTCGGCAGCGGTACCGTGCCGTCCTATCTGATCACCTTCACGGCCATCGGCAGCCAAGCCAGCGACGGCGACCTGACCCTGAACAACGAAGGCGTGAAAACGCCTGCAGACAAGTGGTGA
- a CDS encoding pilus assembly protein → MKKYFNRFLLALAVSLAQAASAEDIDLFVGVPSSSTGAPNVLIVLDNTANWNNAFSNEMAALRSVISALPEDKFRVGIMMFTETGGSNSGADGAYVRAALRPMDAANKIAMANLVTSFDKLGDKSNGGKVSLAMQEAYLYFAGATPYAGNKKAKTDFAGNRGVSTAADAVYALPNNALASKDATSYLSPIVSGCGKNYVIYISNGPAQDNSSDITQATTALAGLGGSTTTIPITPSDSQDNVADEWARFMKKSSEQITTYTIDINRTTNRQGLGWTALLQSMARTSDGKYFDVTSTGNQIVDALNAIFSEVQATNSVFASVSLPVSVNAQGTYLNQVFIGMFRPDGDGFPRWYGNLKQYKLGYIGSDLRLLDADGVSAINSNTGFITECARSFWTPTAADSYWGFSARGNCLTGADSSGSNSPDGNIVEKGGQGYLLRASSSRNMLTCGTASGCTSLTSFSTTNNGITATALNAANETERTAMINWARGVDLKDENGNGNVSEMRPSVHGDVVHSRPVAINYGTAGNPNVVAFYGGNDGALRAVVGNRTSALGTHAAGSELWSFMPPEFYGKIKRLYDNNVPISFPGYVGTSTPQPKDYGMDGPVVAYQDESSAWIYATMRRGGRAVYAFNVNTPASPSLKWKRGCPNNFDANGAVVDTSCSDGFSGIGQTWAPPKLLKASGYGNGTAPMLIMGGGYDACEDGDPHTCTDATKGNKVYVLDADSGELLRTFDTQRSVISDVTLVRNSAGQALYGYLADLGGNVYRITMGASAPLQWTMTRIAALGCATAGTCTRNRKFMFAPDIVADGADYVLMLGSGDREKPLLDYDDAAATTNYFFMLRDRPSDSTWLTSEASNCGGNLLCMNSLLGVTTQSAPTTTSLGQKKGWYLQLDATEQVVTSAITVFGDVTFSTHQPRVPTSGVCSGLGETRVYTVNYLTGQGVYHDVVGDGLPPSPVAGMVTLDDGVTTVPFVIGADPSSPLQGSPPINPASVMQPTSRVFWNIEQ, encoded by the coding sequence ATGAAAAAGTATTTCAACCGGTTCCTGCTGGCGCTGGCCGTGAGCCTGGCCCAGGCTGCCAGCGCCGAGGACATCGACCTGTTCGTCGGCGTACCAAGCAGTTCGACCGGTGCACCCAACGTGCTGATCGTTCTGGACAATACGGCCAACTGGAACAACGCATTCTCCAACGAGATGGCAGCGTTGCGTTCGGTGATCAGCGCACTACCGGAAGACAAATTCCGTGTGGGCATCATGATGTTTACCGAGACGGGGGGAAGCAATTCGGGAGCGGACGGTGCTTACGTGCGCGCGGCGCTCCGCCCGATGGACGCCGCCAACAAGATCGCGATGGCAAACCTGGTGACCAGCTTCGACAAGCTCGGCGACAAGTCCAACGGTGGCAAGGTCAGCTTGGCCATGCAGGAGGCATACCTGTACTTCGCTGGCGCCACGCCGTACGCGGGCAACAAAAAGGCCAAGACCGATTTCGCCGGCAACCGCGGTGTATCGACAGCCGCCGATGCAGTCTATGCGTTGCCGAACAATGCCCTGGCCAGCAAGGACGCCACCAGCTATCTCTCACCCATCGTCTCCGGTTGCGGCAAGAACTACGTCATCTACATCAGTAACGGCCCAGCGCAGGACAACAGCTCCGACATCACCCAGGCCACTACGGCACTTGCCGGTCTCGGCGGCTCGACGACCACTATTCCCATCACGCCCAGCGACTCGCAGGACAACGTGGCCGACGAGTGGGCGCGCTTCATGAAGAAGAGCAGCGAGCAGATCACCACTTACACCATCGATATCAACCGCACCACCAACCGCCAAGGACTCGGCTGGACGGCGTTACTGCAGAGCATGGCCCGTACCAGTGACGGCAAATATTTCGACGTGACCAGCACCGGCAATCAGATTGTCGACGCGCTGAATGCGATCTTTTCCGAGGTTCAGGCGACCAACAGCGTATTCGCCTCGGTCAGCCTGCCGGTCAGCGTCAATGCCCAGGGCACCTACCTAAACCAGGTGTTTATCGGCATGTTCCGCCCCGACGGCGACGGTTTTCCTCGCTGGTACGGCAACCTCAAGCAATACAAGCTCGGCTACATCGGTTCCGATCTGCGCCTGCTGGACGCCGATGGCGTCAGTGCGATCAACAGCAACACCGGGTTCATCACCGAGTGCGCCCGCAGCTTCTGGACACCGACCGCAGCGGACAGCTACTGGGGCTTCAGCGCCCGCGGCAACTGCCTGACGGGCGCGGATTCGAGCGGGTCCAACAGCCCGGACGGCAATATCGTCGAGAAAGGCGGCCAGGGTTATCTGCTACGAGCCTCCAGCTCTCGCAATATGCTCACCTGTGGTACAGCGAGCGGCTGCACATCGCTGACCAGTTTCTCGACCACCAACAACGGCATAACCGCAACGGCCCTGAACGCCGCCAATGAAACCGAACGCACGGCGATGATCAACTGGGCCCGAGGTGTCGACCTCAAGGACGAGAATGGCAATGGCAACGTCAGCGAAATGCGCCCCTCGGTGCATGGTGACGTGGTGCATTCCCGTCCGGTGGCAATCAACTACGGAACGGCCGGGAACCCGAACGTCGTGGCGTTCTACGGCGGCAACGATGGTGCATTGCGCGCCGTGGTGGGCAACCGCACCAGTGCACTCGGCACCCATGCCGCAGGCAGCGAACTGTGGTCGTTCATGCCGCCGGAGTTCTACGGCAAGATCAAGCGTCTCTACGACAACAACGTCCCGATCAGCTTTCCCGGCTATGTCGGCACCTCGACGCCCCAGCCCAAGGATTACGGCATGGACGGGCCAGTCGTGGCTTACCAGGACGAATCCTCCGCCTGGATCTACGCCACCATGCGCCGTGGCGGCCGGGCTGTGTATGCGTTCAATGTCAACACACCGGCATCGCCAAGTCTGAAGTGGAAGCGCGGCTGTCCGAACAACTTCGACGCCAATGGCGCGGTCGTCGATACCAGCTGCAGCGACGGATTTAGCGGCATCGGCCAGACCTGGGCACCGCCCAAACTGCTCAAGGCAAGCGGATACGGCAATGGCACGGCGCCGATGTTGATCATGGGCGGCGGCTACGATGCCTGCGAAGATGGCGACCCGCACACCTGCACCGACGCCACCAAGGGCAACAAGGTCTACGTGCTCGATGCCGACAGCGGCGAATTGCTCAGGACGTTCGACACCCAGCGCAGCGTGATTTCGGACGTCACCCTGGTGCGCAACAGTGCAGGCCAGGCCCTCTACGGCTATCTCGCCGACCTCGGCGGTAACGTCTATCGCATCACCATGGGCGCGTCCGCCCCACTACAGTGGACCATGACGCGCATCGCCGCATTGGGCTGCGCCACCGCCGGCACCTGCACACGAAACCGCAAGTTCATGTTCGCGCCGGACATCGTTGCCGATGGTGCCGACTACGTGCTCATGCTCGGTTCCGGCGACCGGGAAAAGCCTCTGCTCGACTATGACGACGCGGCGGCCACCACCAACTACTTCTTCATGCTGCGCGACCGTCCGAGTGACTCGACCTGGCTCACCAGCGAGGCAAGCAACTGCGGCGGGAACCTGCTCTGCATGAACTCGCTATTGGGTGTGACCACCCAGAGCGCACCGACCACCACCAGCCTCGGACAGAAAAAAGGCTGGTATCTGCAACTGGACGCCACCGAGCAGGTGGTGACTTCGGCCATTACCGTGTTCGGCGATGTCACCTTCAGCACCCATCAGCCCCGCGTACCGACGTCGGGGGTGTGCTCCGGACTCGGTGAAACACGCGTCTATACCGTCAACTACCTAACCGGCCAGGGCGTCTATCACGACGTGGTCGGCGATGGTCTGCCGCCCTCACCTGTGGCCGGCATGGTGACGCTGGACGATGGTGTGACCACCGTGCCGTTCGTCATCGGTGCAGATCCGTCCTCGCCCCTGCAAGGCAGCCCGCCAATTAATCCCGCTTCGGTCATGCAGCCCACCTCCCGGGTGTTCTGGAACATTGAGCAGTAG
- a CDS encoding PilX N-terminal domain-containing pilus assembly protein yields the protein MNASRHGGFALITALIMLLLLTVLVTSSFTLSKVNLDVVSNQQWRNEALAAADDALEQVIPSLTSTMPAAQTIGVDINRDHTDDYEVAVAQPECIRVSVATHVAPSSLTLEGMSSSTWNTEWELVASVLDPSTGASVRVRSGVRLLLSDARKNQLCP from the coding sequence ATGAATGCATCCCGGCACGGGGGCTTCGCCCTCATTACGGCGCTGATCATGCTGCTGCTTCTGACTGTGCTGGTGACGTCGTCTTTCACCCTGAGCAAGGTCAATCTGGACGTGGTGAGCAATCAGCAGTGGCGTAACGAGGCACTGGCAGCGGCCGACGATGCGCTCGAGCAGGTGATCCCGTCCCTGACCAGCACCATGCCGGCGGCCCAGACGATCGGCGTCGATATCAATCGCGACCACACCGATGACTACGAGGTAGCCGTTGCCCAGCCCGAGTGCATCCGCGTCAGCGTCGCCACCCATGTGGCGCCCAGTAGCCTGACCCTTGAAGGGATGTCCAGCTCCACCTGGAATACCGAATGGGAGCTGGTCGCCAGCGTGCTGGACCCCAGCACCGGCGCCTCGGTGAGGGTGCGCTCCGGCGTGCGCCTGCTGCTCTCCGACGCTCGCAAGAACCAGCTGTGCCCCTGA
- a CDS encoding PilW family protein, with product MRRPSPIRYRASAEGFGLIELMVAMTIALILSAATLTLYLNMSRSNSELAKTSSQMEHGRLAIRLLRDDLMHAGFLNGFVPQFDDLTYAAVPSDYPADIPAPCAPYSDWNAAYKTNLIGLPVQLYAAVPASCSGVMPSALVGSDVLLVRRVASCVTGSPNCEANVSGKLYWQTGYCDSEPRYVLGSSGFTLHKRDCTTQAETRRFLNNAYYIRDYAVTAGDGIPTLMQSTFDLDSGALDQQAAVPMVEGIEAMRFVFGVDDLGDTGLPVDYEQPVQWASELNRNSPTNRGDGAPDSTCTSATPCELEQLTNTVVVQVHLLVRNIEPTPGYQSGKTYNLGDQSFGPFTDAFQRHVYSTTVRLTNVSARRETP from the coding sequence ATGAGACGACCGAGCCCGATTCGCTATCGCGCGAGCGCCGAAGGTTTCGGCCTGATCGAGCTGATGGTGGCGATGACCATCGCTCTGATACTCAGCGCAGCCACGCTCACCCTTTACCTGAACATGAGCCGCAGCAACAGCGAGCTGGCCAAGACCAGCAGCCAGATGGAGCATGGTCGACTGGCGATTCGCCTGCTGCGCGACGACTTGATGCATGCGGGGTTCCTCAACGGCTTCGTGCCGCAGTTCGACGACCTGACCTACGCGGCCGTGCCCAGCGACTATCCGGCAGACATACCGGCCCCTTGCGCTCCTTATAGCGACTGGAATGCCGCGTACAAGACGAACCTGATCGGGTTACCCGTTCAGCTTTACGCTGCAGTACCAGCCAGCTGCAGCGGAGTAATGCCCTCCGCGCTTGTCGGCAGCGACGTGCTGCTGGTACGTCGGGTGGCGAGCTGCGTGACCGGCTCGCCAAACTGCGAAGCCAACGTCAGCGGCAAACTCTATTGGCAAACCGGCTACTGCGATAGCGAACCTCGCTACGTGCTCGGCAGCAGCGGCTTCACGCTGCACAAGCGCGACTGCACGACGCAAGCGGAGACGCGGCGCTTCCTCAATAACGCCTACTACATTCGCGATTATGCGGTGACGGCCGGGGACGGCATCCCAACGCTGATGCAGTCCACCTTCGATCTGGACAGCGGCGCGCTCGACCAGCAAGCGGCGGTCCCGATGGTCGAAGGTATCGAAGCGATGCGTTTCGTCTTTGGCGTAGACGACCTGGGCGACACTGGGCTGCCGGTCGACTATGAACAACCCGTGCAATGGGCCAGCGAACTCAATCGCAACTCGCCGACCAATCGCGGTGATGGCGCTCCGGATTCGACCTGCACCTCGGCGACACCCTGCGAGCTGGAGCAACTGACCAACACAGTGGTGGTGCAAGTTCATCTGCTGGTGCGCAATATCGAGCCCACCCCCGGCTATCAGTCTGGCAAGACCTACAACCTGGGCGACCAGAGCTTCGGTCCGTTCACGGACGCCTTCCAGCGCCACGTCTACTCCACGACCGTGCGCCTGACCAACGTTTCAGCTCGCAGGGAAACCCCATGA
- the nirJ gene encoding heme d1 biosynthesis radical SAM protein NirJ, whose amino-acid sequence MLRISHYLRALAQPATQVLGARSTSGKRPPVVIWNLLRRCNLTCKHCYATSADSEFRDELDTDEALKVIDELHEAGVRVLILSGGEPLLRPDIFLLADYARDKGFFVALSTNGTLIDENNIGRIAAAQFDYVGISIDGLEAVHDEWRQLKGSFAASMHAIDLCRQRDIRVGLRTTLTQNNYPQLPALLALMREHDVQKFYLSHLNYSGRGKRSSKADAHHQMTRDAMRQLFDQAWDDVQHGRETDFVSGNNDADAILLLQWAEERLPEHRDRLEGMLRAWGGNASGSGIANIDNIGDVHPDTYWWQHTVGNVRRQRFSDIWLNDPAPLLQELRQHPRAVGGRCADCRWLAICNGNTRTRAWAQGDLWAEDPGCYLTDAEIGRPAAERIPSIAI is encoded by the coding sequence ATGTTGAGAATCAGTCATTACCTGCGCGCCCTGGCCCAACCGGCCACACAGGTACTGGGAGCCCGCAGCACCAGCGGCAAGCGCCCACCCGTGGTGATCTGGAACCTGCTGCGGCGCTGCAACCTGACCTGCAAGCATTGCTATGCCACTTCCGCCGACAGCGAGTTCCGCGACGAGCTGGATACCGACGAGGCGCTGAAGGTCATCGATGAACTTCATGAAGCCGGCGTGCGGGTGCTGATTCTTTCCGGCGGTGAACCGCTGTTGCGGCCCGACATCTTCCTGCTGGCCGATTACGCCCGCGACAAGGGCTTCTTCGTCGCCCTGTCGACCAATGGCACGCTGATCGACGAGAACAACATCGGTCGTATCGCCGCGGCGCAGTTCGACTACGTCGGCATCAGCATCGACGGCCTGGAAGCGGTGCATGACGAATGGCGTCAGCTCAAAGGCAGCTTCGCCGCCTCCATGCATGCGATCGACCTGTGCCGTCAGCGCGACATCCGTGTCGGCCTGCGCACTACCCTGACCCAGAACAACTACCCGCAGCTGCCGGCGTTGCTGGCGCTGATGCGCGAACACGACGTGCAGAAGTTCTATCTCTCGCACCTCAACTACAGCGGTCGCGGCAAGCGCAGCAGCAAGGCCGACGCCCATCACCAGATGACCCGCGACGCCATGCGCCAGCTGTTCGATCAGGCCTGGGACGACGTACAGCACGGCCGCGAGACCGACTTCGTCAGCGGCAACAATGACGCCGACGCGATTCTCCTGCTGCAGTGGGCCGAAGAGCGCCTGCCGGAACATCGTGATCGCCTGGAAGGCATGCTGCGCGCTTGGGGTGGTAATGCTTCGGGCAGTGGTATCGCCAATATCGACAACATCGGCGACGTGCACCCCGACACCTACTGGTGGCAGCACACCGTTGGCAATGTGCGCCGGCAGCGCTTCAGCGACATCTGGCTGAACGACCCCGCCCCACTGCTGCAGGAGCTGCGCCAGCATCCGCGGGCCGTAGGCGGTCGCTGTGCCGACTGCCGCTGGCTGGCGATCTGCAACGGCAACACCCGTACCCGCGCCTGGGCGCAGGGCGATCTCTGGGCCGAAGACCCGGGCTGCTACCTGACCGACGCAGAGATCGGTCGACCAGCCGCCGAGCGCATCCCCAGCATCGCCATCTGA
- a CDS encoding GspH/FimT family pseudopilin, which produces MQHCNGIQVSAGIRQRAFTLIELMVALAVLAILAAIAVPGYDSLVLSSRLRTYTTDFSASAQLARSEAMKRNAPVTLCSSSDGTSCDSSAGWEQGWVILTGSTLVKHFPAAKTGYLLSSSVRELTFLPSGFGSALEEDDKLIICRATPLGNQERSLALSRTGRITITRTHTGSCS; this is translated from the coding sequence ATGCAGCATTGCAACGGGATTCAGGTAAGCGCTGGCATTCGCCAGCGCGCTTTCACCCTGATCGAACTGATGGTGGCGCTGGCCGTCCTGGCAATACTGGCGGCCATCGCCGTACCGGGTTACGACAGCCTGGTGCTCAGCAGTCGGCTGCGCACCTACACCACTGACTTCTCGGCCAGCGCCCAGCTCGCCCGCAGCGAGGCAATGAAACGCAACGCTCCGGTCACCCTGTGCAGCTCCAGTGACGGCACGAGTTGCGACAGCTCCGCCGGCTGGGAGCAGGGCTGGGTGATCCTTACCGGCAGCACGCTGGTCAAGCACTTCCCAGCGGCCAAGACCGGCTACCTGCTGTCCTCCTCGGTGCGTGAGCTGACCTTCCTGCCCAGCGGTTTCGGCTCAGCTCTAGAAGAGGACGACAAACTGATCATCTGCCGCGCTACGCCGCTCGGTAATCAGGAGCGCTCGCTTGCGCTGTCGCGAACCGGGCGCATCACCATCACTCGAACCCATACCGGCAGCTGTTCCTGA
- the pilV gene encoding type IV pilus modification protein PilV, with the protein MRSATSRQTGVSLIEVLITLVILAVGLLGVMALQTRLQQSEMETYQRSQALLLLDDIAARMTANRTAAASYVTGNANPLGAGMTCPATTATPQQRDAAAWCAALQGASESTSTGLAGALIGGRGCIESLGSNQYLLTVAWQGLLPLSAPPSDVACGRNAFNGAAGSQCSNDRCRRVVTTLVRVAPL; encoded by the coding sequence GTGCGTTCGGCAACCAGCCGGCAGACCGGCGTCAGCCTGATCGAGGTCTTGATCACTCTGGTGATCCTGGCCGTCGGGCTGCTTGGAGTGATGGCACTGCAGACACGCCTGCAGCAATCGGAGATGGAGACCTACCAACGTTCCCAGGCACTGCTGCTGCTCGACGATATCGCCGCGCGCATGACGGCCAACCGCACCGCCGCTGCCAGTTATGTCACTGGTAACGCGAACCCCCTGGGCGCCGGCATGACCTGCCCTGCCACGACCGCCACGCCACAACAACGCGACGCCGCCGCCTGGTGCGCCGCGCTGCAAGGCGCCAGCGAAAGCACCAGCACGGGCCTCGCCGGTGCATTGATTGGCGGACGTGGCTGTATCGAGTCGCTGGGCAGCAACCAGTACCTGCTCACGGTGGCCTGGCAGGGTTTGCTGCCGCTGTCCGCGCCTCCGTCCGATGTAGCCTGTGGCAGAAACGCCTTCAATGGCGCGGCCGGTAGCCAGTGCAGCAACGACCGCTGCCGCCGGGTAGTAACCACCCTGGTACGGGTGGCACCGCTATGA